In Aedes albopictus strain Foshan chromosome 3, AalbF5, whole genome shotgun sequence, the following are encoded in one genomic region:
- the LOC134290187 gene encoding uncharacterized protein LOC134290187, whose amino-acid sequence MTKLRELIHQERFYVDTMTNMKQFMERFDADRDKHQLEGWKQRIETVYKEFQINRLSLELLFEDTNEETSVEEQRDAEKSNRVVRQKFEHDYICAYSFLTTKIRELTALPRSSTQTVAAAGAPNPPQSRIKLPEVKLPTFDGSISEWITFRDTYKSLIDSNTQLSQIDKFSYLVASLTKDARKVIESIELTEANYAVAWQLLEKRFDNKKLVVKTYIDSIFSIEPMKRECYESLMRLIDDFERNLCLINKLAIQTDNWSVLLAHMVCSRLDPFTLRQWEAHHKSTEVPQYKDLIEFLRTHLMVLQSLVPSKSRSSDSPKSEPNRPSKFSKINTVHTVTNSTPGSCPFCPKNPHSPFKCDTFLKMAVSQRFDQVKKKNLCINCLSSSHLLRGCSSSGCRVCNQKHHTMLHQPPSDRSSSQQKANTPSVEGLSSQSANQPHSSNQSSSPARSSSSSETQPPAASAPVSSLVSTTLVGSSRRVPATVLLQTAIIKVFGSDGNTLWARALLDPASQLSLITESMVQKLKLQRFPSRQEIGGVGNTLVVSYHAVDVRLGSHCTEYAVVEPCHILKKITRELPANAVDSSQWKIPPGITLADPKFHEPGAIDLLLGMELYYELLLEGFIKLGPEQPVLQNTVFGWVAAGRVGIQPHRNQRKVAHVCSTGDAEDSISRFWELESCWSPSTKSPEETSCEEHFVATTFRDESGRFVVTLPKRSDVLAQLGRSKEIAVRRFHALERRLDSNPNLKEAYSAFISEYLQLNHMREIEDTDDCSLSYYLPHHGVEKLDSTTTKLRVVFDASCRTDSGVSLNQALMVGPVVQDDLYAISLRFRMRQHAIVADAEKMYRQIRLHPSDYPLHRILWRRSSLEPLKTFELTTVTYGTASAPYLATRCLLELSKQGANDFPRAAEVLAEDFYIDDMLTSVDDESDGAELCIQLRKLLHSGGFSLRKWASNSEAILSVIPPELRDERSMLCLETPSTIKTLGLIWEPSTDLLHYSVPKWSQTDGITRRTVLSDTAKLFDPLGLIGPVVVMAKIFVQSLWRTSSSWDDPLNDSQQEYWLAFRSSLEALSSISIPRWAAFANAPVNVELHGFCDASIRTYGACLYIRTVSSDGSISVRLLTAKSKVAPLGDSKRQKKVSLPRLELSAALLLGHIYHKVNTSISLNTRPFFWSDSTITLHWINSVPSRWKTFVANRVSEVQHLTAAGVWAHVSGMENTADIISRGMEPSQLENSNWWTGPSWLKQPSRFWPPVIHADPPEIPAEALEERSVSLPIRVQEPNKIFRLRSSFVSIVRLIALIQRFVHNIKPANRANRKSGFLQTTELNQSISTLVRLAQSEAFPNDVAALSSGGQVKPNSPLKNLHPVLKDGILRVGGRLTNAPIPEDRKHPMILPARHRLTDSILLHYHLKHLHAGPQLLVACVREKFWPLRIRNLARSVVHSCVNCFRCKPTVLEQLMGDLPPERVTPTLPFLNTGVDLCGPFQYRKVRKSLPTKCYIAIFVCLATKAIHVEMVYDLSTAAFIAALHRFVARRGKPNTIHCDNAQNFKGAARELAELAKQFRSQQHQAAVVNNCANDGILFKFIPPRSPNFGGLWEAAMKSFKQHFRATVGNSVLSQDEFVTLLARIEACLNSRPLTPISTDPNDLEVLTPGHFLVHRSLTSFPEPELSEVPRNRLDRWQENQELLRRVWKRWSTDYLSGLHPRTKWTQLRNNIELGTMVLLKDDNLPPLKWRYGRITRIIRGPDSNIRVVDEQPVGSLKISMTTELNDRGISILRNDRRPAGLRALVIAGSKIGPTTSRLSSERVRNRRPPERIMTAIIRIITSIMVAQRRCAAALCEGEGRAPSSAIDDRSNPSEPPTTKFAAREVV is encoded by the exons ATGACGAAGCTTCGTGAACTGATACACCAAGAGCGGTTTTATGTGGATACGATGACCAACATGAAGCAGTTTATGGAACGGTTTGACGCCGATCGGGATAAGCACCAACTGGAGGGATGGAAGCAACGGATAGAAACGGTTTACAAGGAATTCCAGATTAACCGCCTGAGCCTTGAACTGCTGTTCGAGGATACGAATGAGGAAACCTCAGTCGAAGAACAACGGGATGCGGAGAAGTCCAATCGTGTCGTACGACAGAAATTTGAACACGATTACATTTGCGCCTACAGTTTCCTCACCACTAAAATTCGAGAGTTAACTGCCCTTCCTCGGTCTTCCACTCAAACCGTTGCAGCAGCGGGTGCTCCAAACCCCCCTCAGTCACGAATCAAACTCCCTGAAGTGAAGCTTCCCACTTTTGATGGATCCATTTCCGAATGGATTACGTTCAGAGACACATACAAATCTCTGATTGACTCGAACACGCAATTATCGCAAATTGATAAATTTTCGTACCTCGTAGCATCGCTTACCAAAGATGCTAGGAAGGTAATAGAATCGATTGAGCTTACTGAAGCAAACTATGCTGTTGCGTGGCAGCTTCTGGAGAAACGATTCGACAACAAAAAGTTGGTCGTTAAAACTTACATCGATTCGATCTTCTCCATCGAACCGATGAAAAGGGAATGCTACGAATCCCTTATGCGTCTCATTGACGATTTTGAGCGCAACTTATGCctaatcaacaaattggccaTCCAAACAGATAACTGGAGTGTGCTTCTTGCTCACATGGTCTGCAGCCGTCTCGATCCGTTCACCCTCAGGCAATGGGAAGCCCACCACAAGTCTACCGAAGTTCCTCAATACAAGGATCTCATCGAATTCCTGCGTACGCATCTGATGGTTCTACAGTCGTTGGTGCCTTCGAAATCTCGTTCGTCCGATTCTCCCAAATCGGAACCAAACCGACCGTCGAAATTCTCGAAAATCAATACAGTCCACACCGTAACAAATTCGACGCCTGGTTCCTGCCCGTTCTGTCCGAAGAATCCACACTCACCATTCAAATGCGATACGTTCCTGAAGATGGCCGTGTCCCAACGCTTTGACCAAGTGAAGAAAAAGAACCTGTGTATAAACTGCCTCTCCTCCTCGCACCTTCTCAGAGGTTGCTCGTCCAGCGGATGTCGAGTCTGCAACCAGAAGCACCATACTATGCTCCACCAACCTCCTAGCGATCGCTCGTCCTCCCAACAGAAAGCAAACACACCCTCTGTTGAAGGCTTGAGTTCGCAATCGGCGAATCAGCCACACTCCTCGAATCAGTCTTCCTCGCCAGCTCGGTCCTCCTCGTCGTCTGAAACCCAACCACCAGCCGCCTCTGCCCCAGTTTCCAGTCTTGTTTCCACCACTCTCGTCGGTAGTAGTCGAAGAGTTCCTGCTACAGTTCTGCTGCAAACCGCCATCATCAAGGTTTTCGGCTCCGATGGAAACACTCTATGGGCCAGAGCACTGTTGGATCCTGCATCACAGCTATCGTTGATCACCGAGAGCATGGTTCAGAAGCTGAAACTGCAACGCTTCCCCAGTCGACAGGAGATCGGTGGGGTAGGAAACACACTTGTCGTCTCGTACCACGCTGTGGATGTTCGCTTAGGGTCACACTGCACCGAGTACGCGGTCGTAGAACCCTGTCATATCTTGAAGAAAATCACTCGTGAACTCCCAGCCAATGCAGTTGACTCCTCCCAGTGGAAGATCCCGCCTGGTATTACCCTAGCGGACCCGAAGTTCCACGAACCTGGTGCGATAGATTTGCTGCTGGGGATGGAACTTTACTACGAATtgcttctggagggattcataaAACTTGGCCCCGAACAACCGGTTCTTCAAAACACCGTGTTTGGCTGGGTAGCTGCAGGAAGGGTAGGAATCCAGCCTCATCGAAACCAGCGGAAGGTTGCACATGTTTGCAGCACGGGGGATGCCGAAGACTCGATCTCTCGTTTCTGGGAACTGGAATCTTGCTGGTCACCCAGCACTAAATCGCCGGAAGAAACTTCCTGCGAAGAACACTTTGTAGCCACCACATTTCGTGACGAATCAGGCCGATTCGTAGTTACTCTTCCAAAGCGCTCTGATGTTCTGGCTCAGCTCGGCCGCTCCAAGGAAATAGCTGTTCGTAGATTCCACGCCCTCGAACGTCGCCTCGATTCCAACCCAAATCTTAAGGAGGCCTATTCTGCCTTCATTTCGGAGTATCTACAACTCAACCATATGCGGGAAATTGAAGACACCGATGACTGTTCCCTATCCTACTACCTTCCGCATCATGGTGTGGAAAAGTTAGACAGTACGACTACCAAATTAAGGGTAGTCTTCGATGCCTCCTGCCGGACGGACTCTGGCGTGTCGTTGAACCAAGCGCTGATGGTGGGACCTGTCGTACAAGACGATTTGTACGCAATTTCGCTTCGCTTCCGAATGCGTCAACACGCCATCGTTGCCGATGCGGAAAAAATGTATCGGCAGATTCGTCTGCATCCATCCGATTACCCGTTGCACCGTATTCTTTGGCGGAGGTCCTCCTTGGAGCCTCTCAAAACGTTCGAGCTCACCACCGTTACCTATGGTACGGCTTCGGCGCCGTACTTGGCCACCAGGTGCCTCCTCGAGTTGTCCAAGCAAGGAGCAAACGATTTCCCTCGAGCTGCGGAGGTTTTGGCCGAGGACTTCTATATCGACGACATGCTTACAAGTGTCGACGACGAAAGCGATGGAGCAGAACTCTGCATCCAACTTCGGAAGCTATTACACTCTGGTGGCTTCAGTTTGCGAAAATGGGCATCCAACTCCGAAGCCATTTTGTCGGTCATTCCGCCGGAATTACGAGATGAACGTTCGATGCTGTGCTTGGAGACACCGTCAACCATCAAAACTCTAGGACTGATCTGGGAACCATCCACGGATCTGCTCCACTATTCCGTTCCAAAATGGTCACAAACGGACGGTATTACGAGGCGTACCGTGTTATCGGACACGGCAAAACTCTTCGACCCTCTAGGGTTGATTGGTCCTGTGGTGGTCATGGCGAAAATCTTCGTGCAATCTCTCTGGCGAACTTCGAGCTCTTGGGACGATCCTCTCAACGACAGCCAACAGGAGTACTGGCTGGCATTCCGCAGCAGTCTGGAAGCGCTGTCTTCAATTTCCATTCCTCGTTGGGCAGCATTCGCCAACGCTCCGGTGAACGTGGAACTGCATGGTTTCTGCGATGCGTCGATCCGTACCTACGGTGCGTGCCTCTACATCAGAACCGTCTCCAGTGACGGTAGCATCTCTGTTCGCCTCTTGACTGCCAAATCAAAGGTTGCCCCGCTCGGAGATTCGAAAAGGCAGAAAAAGGTCAGCCTACCACGTCTGGAACTATCAGCGGCTCTACTCTTGGGCCACATTTACCACAAGGTCAACACTAGCATCTCTCTGAACACTCGACCATTCTTCTGGTCGGATTCCACGATAACGCTCCACTGGATAAACTCGGTTCCTTCAAGATGGAAAACTTTTGTTGCGAATCGGGTTTCCGAAGTTCAACACCTGACTGCTGCTGGTGTATGGGCTCATGTTTCGGGCATGGAAAACACCGCGGATATAATCTCCCGTGGGATGGAACCGAGCCAGCTAGAGAATTCGAATTGGTGGACCGGACCTTCATGGTTGAAGCAGCCGTCACGTTTCTGGCCTCCTGTAATCCATGCTGACCCGCCGGAGATTCCCGCCGAAGCTCTAGAGGAACGATCAGTATCGCTACCCATCCGGGTCCAGGAACCAAACAAAATCTTTCGCTTGCGTTCATCCTTCGTTTCGATAGTTCGGCTCATAGCTTTGATCCAACGTTTCGTGCACAACATCAAGCCAGCAAACCGTGCGAACCGTAAATCTGGATTTCTACAGACTACCGAACTGAATCAGTCTATTTCGACTTTGGTGCGACTAGCGCAATCCGAAGCGTTCCCGAATGACGTTGCTGCGCTAAGTTCCGGGGGTCAGGTGAAACCGAACTCCCCATTGAAAAATCTGCACCCTGTTTTGAAGGATGGCATTCTGCGCGTCGGTGGACGTCTTACTAACGCTCCGATCCCGGAGGACAGAAAGCACCCGATGATCCTTCCCGCGCGGCATCGGCTCACTGACAGCATTTTGCTGCACTACCACCTCAAACACCTACACGCCGGGCCACAATTGCTGGTAGCATGCGTCCGGGAGAAATTCTGGCCACTGCGCATCCGTAACTTGGCACGGAGCGTGGTCCACTCTTGCGTCAACTGTTTCCGCTGCAAGCCTACAGTCCTGGAGCAACTGATGGGAGATTTGCCTCCAGAAAGAGTCACGCCAACCTTGCCTTTTCTCAACACTGGCGTTGATCTTTGTGGACCGTTTCAATACCGGAAAGTCCGCAAATCCCTACCTACGAAGTGCTACATAGCCATCTTTGTATGCCTCGCAACCAAGGCCATCCACGTAGAAATGGTCTACGATCTTTCAACAGCCGCCTTCATTGCGGCACTACATCGCTTCGTCGCTCGCAGGGGTAAGCCCAACACTATCCATTGCGACAACGCCCAAAACTTCAAGGGAGCTGCTCGAGAATTGGCTGAACTGGCCAAGCAATTTCGGTCGCAGCAGCATCAGGCGGCGGTTGTGAACAACTGCGCAAACGATGGAATCCTCTTCAAATTCATCCCTCCCCGCAGTCCAAACTTCGGTGGGCTGTGGGAGGCAGCGATGAAATCATTCAAGCAGCATTTCCGTGCGACCGTAGGCAATTCCGTTCTGTCGCAGGACGAGTTCGTTACGCTGCTAGCCCGCATAGAAGCATGCTTGAACTCCAGACCGCTCACCCCAATCTCAACAGACCCGAACGACCTGGAAGTGTTGACTCCGGGTCATTTCTTAGTCCACCGTTCCCTGACGTCCTTCCCTGAGCCTGAGCTATCGGAAGTCCCTCGGAATCGCCTCGATCGTTGGCAGGAGAATCAAGAACTCCTTCGACGAGTATGGAAGCGCTGGTCTACGGACTACTTGTCCGGACTGCACCCGCGCACAAAGTGGACTCAGCTCCGGAACAACATCGAGTTGGGGACAATGGTGCTCCTTAAGGATGACAACCTCCCTCCACTAAAGTGGAGATACGGCAGAATCACCCGCATCATCCGAGGACCCGACAGCAATATCAGAGTGGTCGAC GAACAACCGGTGGGATCGCTCAAGATCTCGATGACCACTGAACTCAACGATCGCGGTATTTCGATACTGCGCAACGATCGGAGGCCTGCGGGCCTCCGAGCCCT